A single Montipora foliosa isolate CH-2021 chromosome 7, ASM3666993v2, whole genome shotgun sequence DNA region contains:
- the LOC138010950 gene encoding uncharacterized protein, whose product MSLVNSTYPFPGREFAMQPGDSITIDLTREGIPHQAYQVVVYAKIATGHNAGVDEDGEMTVSTTIPNGLIERKLYCHFYGQQAWSYNSESIPLPVGCERAVNASLQGPSGTSKVMASVQIVGYSM is encoded by the exons ATGTCTTTG GTGAATTCCACCTACCCTTTTCCAGGAAGAGAGTTCGCCATGCAGCCTGGAGATAGTATAACCATTGATTTGACACGTGAAGGAATTCCTCACCAGGCCTATCAAGTCGTCGTCTACGCAAAAATTGCAACCGGCCATAATGCTGGTGTAGACGAAGACGGTGAGATGACAGTAAGCACCACCATTCCCAACGGCCTGATTGAGAGGAAGCTCTATTGCCACTTTTATGGACAACAAGCGTGGTCGTACAATTCAGAAAGTATTCCACTTCCTGTTGGATGCGAGAGGGCTGTGAATGCCTCACTGCAAGGTCCCAGTGGAACCTCAAAAGTTATGGCATCTGTTCAAATTGTGGGTTACAGTATGTGA
- the LOC138011017 gene encoding uncharacterized protein, translated as MPVGMNIEVETVDMDNQPDNASGAELFFPLRKCSTDADCWKNFCCAFGKRCAPKLPEYFTCYFTEKHGCGCMDGMECKITTTITLPIINTKFPIKQCVKA; from the exons ATGCCGGTTGGAATGAACATAGAGGTGGAGACCGTAGACATGGACAATCAGCCTGACAATGCCTCCGGTGCAGAGCTGTTTTTTCCACTAAGG AAATGCAGCACCGATGCTGACTGCTGGAAAAACTTCTGCTGTGCCTTTGGCAAAAGATGTGCACCAAAACTTCCGGAGTACTTCACGTGTTACTTCACG GAAAAACATGGGTGTGGCTGCATGGATGGAATGGAGTGCAAAATTACCACCACAATCACGCTGCCGATTATAAACACCAAATTCCCAATAAAGCAATGCGTCAAAGCCTGA